The proteins below come from a single Nocardioides eburneiflavus genomic window:
- the recO gene encoding DNA repair protein RecO, whose translation MPLYRDEAVVLRTHKLGEADRIITLLTRQHGRVRAVAKGVRRTTSRWGSRLEPFTHVDLQLAEGRSLDVITQAETLDPFHARLGLDYDRYTAGTVMLETAERLVTEEKEPAVQQFLLLVGGLRAMSGGEHPAKQVLDSYLLRSLSVAGYAPSFDHCVQCGVEGPHRFFNPSAGGVLCASDRMPGSATPASETVLVLGALLVGDWPVVHAADPRHLREASNLVSAYLAWHLERGLRSMAYVERG comes from the coding sequence GTGCCCCTCTACCGCGACGAGGCCGTCGTGCTCCGCACCCACAAGCTGGGCGAGGCCGACCGCATCATCACCCTGCTGACGCGTCAGCACGGGCGGGTGCGCGCGGTCGCCAAGGGCGTGCGCCGTACGACCTCGCGCTGGGGCTCGCGCCTCGAGCCGTTCACCCACGTCGACCTCCAGCTCGCCGAGGGCCGCAGCCTCGACGTGATCACCCAGGCCGAGACGCTCGACCCGTTCCACGCGAGGCTGGGGCTCGACTACGACCGCTACACCGCCGGCACGGTGATGCTCGAGACCGCCGAGCGGCTGGTCACCGAGGAGAAGGAACCGGCGGTCCAGCAGTTCCTGCTCCTCGTCGGCGGCCTGCGCGCGATGTCGGGCGGCGAACACCCGGCCAAGCAGGTGCTCGACTCCTACCTGCTGCGCTCGCTGTCGGTCGCCGGCTACGCGCCGTCGTTCGACCACTGCGTCCAGTGCGGCGTCGAGGGCCCCCACCGGTTCTTCAACCCGTCCGCGGGCGGCGTGCTCTGCGCCTCGGACCGCATGCCTGGCTCCGCCACGCCGGCCTCGGAGACGGTGCTGGTGCTCGGCGCGCTGCTCGTCGGCGACTGGCCGGTCGTCCACGCCGCTGACCCCCGGCACCTCCGCGAGGCCAGCAACCTGGTGTCGGCCTACCTCGCCTGGCACCTCGAGCGCGGCCTGCGCTCGATGGCGTACGTCGAGCGCGGGTGA